In the Acidobacteriota bacterium genome, CGGTGCTCGAGGACGCGCCCCTCGAGGAGAAGGTGCGGCGTGGCAACGTGTTCCTCAAGACGCGGACCCGGAACGCGGAAGAAACGCTGCTGCAGCTCATCAACGACGACGACCAGGTCGTCGCGGCGTGCGCGATCAACCTCGTCGCGCAGCAGAAGATCTGGGCGCTCGCCGACGACATCGAGCACGTTCTCGCGCACCGTGACGCGCGCGACTGGTACGTCTTCGAAGCCGCGTCGTGGGCGCTCGCCGACTACCGGCTGCCCGACAACCGGCGGCGCCAGCTCTGGATCGAGCCGCTGCCCGCCGTCGAGATCGCCGAACGGCTCAGCGCGATGCCGGCGTTCCGCAACGTCTGGGTCGACGAGGTGATCCGCATCGCCGGCACCGGGCGGCAGGTGCGCCACGACGCCGGCACCGTCCTCTATCAGGAGGGCGCGCCGCCCGGGCACCTGCAGGTCCTGCTCGATGGCCGCGTCACCGTGCGCACGCGGTCGGGGCACACGCGGGAGCTTGCGCCGCCGGCGCCGCTCGGGCTCGAGGAGGTGTTCCAGGGCGCGCCGATGGCCTCGTCGATTCGCACCACCGAGACCACGGTGTGCCTGTCGCTCACGTCCGACGAGTGCCGCATGCTCATGGCCGACAACCCCGAGCTCGTCGAGGGCCTGTTCGGCGCCATCCTCGCCGGCCAGGCGTTCGCCTCGGGGCGCGTCCGGCTTCGCGGCGAGGGCGCGGCCGACCTCTCGCGCCTCGCCGATGAGGGTGTCAAGCCGGTCGAGCGCGTCCTCGCCCTGCAGAGCATCTCGCTCTTCGCCGACGTGTCGACCGAGGAGCTCCTGAAGCTGGCCGACGTCGCGAGGCCACTGGTGTTCATCGAGGGCGAGACGCTGTTTGACGTGACCGATACGCCGTCGGTCTTCGTCGTGCTCGACGGACGCATCTCGCTCGAGGTCGACGGGGCCGACCCCGTCGTCGCGGATCGTGCCGACGCCATCGGCGTCTACGAGACGCTCGCCGGCGTGCCCGTCGGGCGCGTCGCCCGCGTCGTCGAGCGCGGAGCGGCGCTGGTCATCGACCACGACGACCTCTTCGACCTGCTCGGCCATCGGCCCGAGCTGATCCAGCAGCTCTTCTCCGTGCTCTTCGCCCGGCAGGACGCGACGAGCCCGCTGGTGACGAGCGAGGCTTGAGGGGGGATGGCAGCGGTGAGGCCGCGCCTGCGGAACGGACAGGGCATACGGAAGAGTTGCAGCCCCCTGCCGTCGGGCCAGGCGGGCCGGCCGGCTCTCGATGCTAGAATGAACCGACGCCCCCGCGTGCTCCGTGCAGCGGCATGGAGGAAGGAGCAGACGATGATGTATCGCTTTGGGCTGGCCGCCGGGTTCGCGTGTCTCGTCCTGGGGTTCGCCGCGACCGCGTCGGCGAACGTCGAGAAGGGCAAGGACGTGTACAAGGCGCAGAAGTGCCAGATGTGCCACTCGATCGACGGGGTCGGCAACAAGAAGTCCCCGCTCGACGGGGTCGGCGCGAAGCTCACCGAGGAGCAGATCCGCAAGTGGATCACGGCGCCGCAGGAGATGAAGGCCGACGTCAAGAAGAAGGCGTTCGACAAGCTGGCGAAGGAGGACCTCGACGCGCTCGTCGCCTACATGAAGTCGCTCAAGTAGGATCTCGGCCCGACAGGCTTTCTCGATTGGATGCGGGCGCCCCGCCGCCAGGCCGGGCGCCCGTCGCATGTACGGCCGGTCGGCGCGCTACCGCAGCAGCGTGCGTACAGCCTCGACGATCCGCGCCGCCGAGATCCCGTACCGATCCAGCAGTTCCGCGGGCTTGCCGCTCCTCGGCACCTCGGGCACGGCGAGCCGCCTGACGTGCAGGCCCTCGGGCGCGACGGCTTCGGCCACCGCGTCGCCAAGCCCGCCGGCGGCGTAGTGGTCCTCGACCGTGATCAGCCAGCCGGTCTCGCGGCCCGCGCGTACCAGCGCCGCGCGGTCGATCGGCTGCACAGAGTAGGCGTCGATGACGCGAATCGCGACGCCCTCGGCCTTCAGCGTGTCGTAGGCGGCGAGCGCCTCGAACAGCGTGACGCCGGCGGCCACGACCGTGGCGGCGTCGTGGTCGCTCTGACGCAGCGTCTTCGACCCGCCGACCTCGAACGTCTCTTCCGCCCCGTAGATGACCGGCGTCTTCGGGCGGCTCGTGCGCATGTAGGCTGGTCCCGGCGTCGCCGCCATGAGCGCCACGAGCCGCTCGGTGCTGACCGCATCGCAGGGGTAGAACACCGTGCAGCCAGGGATGGCGCGCATCATCGCCAGGTCCTCGAGCGCCATCTGCGACGGGCCGTCCTCGCCAATCGACACGCCGGCGTGCGAGCCGGCGAGCTTCACGTTCGACCCGCTGATGCCCGCCATGCGGATGAAGTCGTAGGCCCGGGAGAGGAAGCAGGCGAAGGTCGACGGGAAGGGAATCGCGCCGCGCGCCGCGAGGCCCATGGCCGCGCCCACCATGCCCTGCTCGGCGATGAAGTGCTGGAAGAAGCGGTCGGGGAAGGCCTTCTCGAACTTCTCGCTGAAGGTGGAGTTCTTCACGTCGGCGTCGAGCACGACCACGCGGCTGTCGGCGTGGCCGAGGGCCACGAGCGCGTTGCCGTAGGCCTCGCGCGTGGCGACGCTGTCGCCCACCGCGTACTTCGGGTCGGCGACCGGGTGAGTCGTCACCGCCGGCGGGTCGAACGACGCGGGCAGGCGCGGCGCGATGGCCACATCGGCGTCGTCGACGAGTTG is a window encoding:
- a CDS encoding c-type cytochrome, with amino-acid sequence MMYRFGLAAGFACLVLGFAATASANVEKGKDVYKAQKCQMCHSIDGVGNKKSPLDGVGAKLTEEQIRKWITAPQEMKADVKKKAFDKLAKEDLDALVAYMKSLK
- a CDS encoding transketolase; amino-acid sequence: MPPIPALQNIATRLRIDSARSTSEAGSGHPTTCFSAAEIVATLFFSEMRYDIRRPDLANNDRFVLSKGHAAPILYAAWAEAGLFPRDEILKLREIGSDLEGHPTPRLPFVDVATGSLGQGLAAAVGIALNARRIGSDYRTYALLGDGESAEGSVWEAAQAARFFNLDSLIAITDVNALGQSRATQVGHNLDELAGRWRAFGWHTLVVDGHDIGALLRAYDEAHQAKGHPTMILARTVKGKGVSFVEGQHGWHGRPFKKGEELDRALAELEAQLVDDADVAIAPRLPASFDPPAVTTHPVADPKYAVGDSVATREAYGNALVALGHADSRVVVLDADVKNSTFSEKFEKAFPDRFFQHFIAEQGMVGAAMGLAARGAIPFPSTFACFLSRAYDFIRMAGISGSNVKLAGSHAGVSIGEDGPSQMALEDLAMMRAIPGCTVFYPCDAVSTERLVALMAATPGPAYMRTSRPKTPVIYGAEETFEVGGSKTLRQSDHDAATVVAAGVTLFEALAAYDTLKAEGVAIRVIDAYSVQPIDRAALVRAGRETGWLITVEDHYAAGGLGDAVAEAVAPEGLHVRRLAVPEVPRSGKPAELLDRYGISAARIVEAVRTLLR
- a CDS encoding cyclic nucleotide-binding domain-containing protein — protein: YGEPVVDALAHFLADPDEDAWVRRHIPATLARIPCQRSMTALSDMLKAADDGFLRYKLVSAIDKLHREHPALTFDRGGLEALALREGRRYFECLGLHYNLFVRERLPADALLARTLLDKVERSQQRIFTLLGLLYRWQDISAARWAIQKGDAKARSSALEYLDNVLQGQVRKRLLPVLEDAPLEEKVRRGNVFLKTRTRNAEETLLQLINDDDQVVAACAINLVAQQKIWALADDIEHVLAHRDARDWYVFEAASWALADYRLPDNRRRQLWIEPLPAVEIAERLSAMPAFRNVWVDEVIRIAGTGRQVRHDAGTVLYQEGAPPGHLQVLLDGRVTVRTRSGHTRELAPPAPLGLEEVFQGAPMASSIRTTETTVCLSLTSDECRMLMADNPELVEGLFGAILAGQAFASGRVRLRGEGAADLSRLADEGVKPVERVLALQSISLFADVSTEELLKLADVARPLVFIEGETLFDVTDTPSVFVVLDGRISLEVDGADPVVADRADAIGVYETLAGVPVGRVARVVERGAALVIDHDDLFDLLGHRPELIQQLFSVLFARQDATSPLVTSEA